In Salvelinus namaycush isolate Seneca chromosome 20, SaNama_1.0, whole genome shotgun sequence, the following proteins share a genomic window:
- the LOC120064960 gene encoding serine/threonine-protein phosphatase 4 regulatory subunit 2-B-like, which produces MMEIDSLQEAFKDFDNKGKKEVAPLLDQFLCHVAKTGETIVQWSQFKSYFLFKLEKVMDDFNASAPDQRGVANPNVDSIPFEDMKERILKIVNGYNGIPFTIQRLCELLTEPKRNYTGTEKFLRGVEKNVMVVSCVHPTSEKNGCSGVNRMNGVMLPGNASAFTERKVNGPGTPRPLNRPKLSLATNGLPDSTENKDPTTEQGHDKPSSEVSASGTQGSSVKNKHHADEEEEDMEAEQHEVKRLKFSKEDEQEGDTLRHGHNDSLSEEAESMVQEEEDEKRSEAPSTAGTCEDQEPSSTQLEPSAGPGEDEQAEREVPCGSQEECNDMDQSEQQAPAGVLESSETRDSDEGSDPVSSSSSVSSSCSEESGAREERASAPSSSTSEPPAEGAMESGSLDTGTSEEPMEQD; this is translated from the exons ATGATGGAAATTGACTCACTCCAAGAGGCGTTTAAAG ACTTTGACAACAAAGGGAAGAAAGAAGTGGCACCGCTGCTCGACCAGTTTCTGTGTCATGTTGCGAAGACTGGAGAAACCAT TGTTCAGTGGTCTCAGTTTAAAAGCTATTTCCTCTTCAAACTGGAGAAGGTGATGGACGACTTCAATGCCTCAGCACCCGATCAAAGGGGGGTAGCCAATCCCAATGTGGACTCCATTCCATTTGAGGACATGAAGGAGAGGATACTGAAGATTGTGAATGGATACAATGG AATTCCGTTTACGATTCAGCGTTTGTGTGAGCTGCTTACAGAACCCAAGAGGAATTACACAGGGACAGAGAAATTCCTCAGAGGTGTTGAGAAG AATGTGATGGTGGTCAGCTGTGTGCATCCTACTTCAGA GAAAAACGGATGCAGTGGTGTGAATAGAATGAATGGTGTCATGTTGCCTGGGAACGCATCTGCTTTTACGGAGAG GAAAGTGAATGGCCCAGGGACCCCCAGGCCGCTGAACAGACCAAAGCTCTCTCTAGCGACAAACGGCCTACCGGACAGTACAGAAAACAAAGACCCTACCACAGAGCAGGGACATGACAAACCCTCCAG TGAGGTGTCGGCATCAGGTACCCAGGGGAGCTCTGTGAAGAACAAGCACCATGCCGACGAGGAAGAAGAGGATATGGAGGCTGAGCAACACGAGGTGAAGAGGCTCAAGTTCAGCAAAGAGGATGAGCAGGAGGGGGACACCCTCAGACACGGCCACAATGACAGTTTGTCGGAAGAGGCAGAGTCCATGgtccaggaggaggaggacgagaagaGAAGTGAGGCTCCCAGTACTGCTGGGACTTGTGAAGACCAAG AGCCATCGAGCACACAGTTGGAGCCATCAGCAGGGCCCGGGGAGGACGagcaggcagagagggaggttCCTTGTGGCTCCCAAGAGGAATGTAATGACATGGACCAGTCAGAACAGCAGGCCCCTGCTGGCGTCCTGGAGAGCTCTGAGACGCGGGACAGCGATGAGGGCAGTGACCCagtcagcagcagcagtagtgtcAGCAGCAGTTGCAGTGAGGAGAGTGGAGCCAGGGAAGAGAGAGCCTCTGCTCCCTCTAGCAGTACTTCTGAGCCACCTGCAGAGGGCGCCATGGAGAGCGGTAGCCTGGACACTGGGACCAGTGAGGAGCCCATGGAGCAGGACTAG